Proteins from a single region of Neodiprion virginianus isolate iyNeoVirg1 chromosome 4, iyNeoVirg1.1, whole genome shotgun sequence:
- the LOC124303719 gene encoding myophilin: MPPRNKEQEAEILAWIEAVIGEKLPPGNYEDILKDGVILCNLINKLAPGSVKKIQTKGTNFQLMENVQRFQAAIKAYGVPQEEIFQTADLFERRNIAQVTLCLYALGRITQKHPEYNGPRLGPKMAEKNEREFTEAQLRASEGQVNLQMGYNKGASQSGHGGFGNTRHM, encoded by the exons CCCCGCAACAAGGAACAGGAAGCCGAGATTCTAGCGTGGATCGAAGCTGTGATCGGAGAAAAACTTCCGCCGGGAAATTACGAGGACATCCTTAAGGACGGCGTTATTCTTTGCAATTTAATAAACAAACTCGCTCCTGGTTCGGTGAAGAAAATTCAGACCAAGGGAACGAACTTCCAGCTTATGGAGAACGTCCAGAG GTTCCAAGCCGCAATCAAAGCCTACGGCGTACCGCAGGAGGAAATTTTCCAAACCGCCGATTTATTCGAGAGGCGTAACATCGCTCAGGTTACGTTGTGCCTTTACGCTCTCGGCAGAATC ACGCAAAAGCATCCCGAATACAATGGCCCAAGACTTGGACCAAAAATGGCAGAGAAGAACGAGAGAGAATTTACGGAAGCTCAGCTTCGCGCCAGCGAAGGACAAGTCAATTTACAGATGGGTTACAACAAGGGAGCGAGTCAGAGCGGACATGGCGGTTTCGGCAACACCAGGCACATGTAA
- the LOC124303718 gene encoding succinate dehydrogenase [ubiquinone] cytochrome b small subunit, mitochondrial isoform X1 produces MGYVGSRHCGSLISGVHVSVEAGTIETTGKLGNYGQLPLVRNCAVSQGIIHPQFASFIAQKYTTAPKLTATSLMLTSVPQLNLVRSIATSQRHCAPITGDHVRLWQAERVTSAILIGLLPACILLENPFVDVTLSVFMVMHSHWGLEAIVIDYARPIVVGNIVPKIAHFALNLFSAATLAGLLLLIYNGPGLGKTVKNLWTVGKSEAAK; encoded by the exons ATGGGTTACGTCGGATCGAGGCACTGTGGTTCACTTATATCAGGAGTACACGTTAGCGTTGAAGCTGGCACGATCGAAACTACGG GCAAGCTTGGTAACTATGGACAACTTCCACTGGTCAGAAACTGCGCCGTATCTCAGGGCATTATTCATCCACAATTTGCAAGCTTCATCGCCCAAAAATACACAACTGCACCAAAACTAACGGCCACAAGCCTCATGCTAACCTCTGTACCACAG CTGAACCTGGTGCGATCAATAGCCACGAGTCAACGTCATTGTGCTCCAATAACTGGTGATCACGTGCGTCTATGGCAAGCCGAGCGAGTAACTTCTGCTATCCTAATAGGACTTCTGCCTGCTTGCATCTTGCTTGAGAATCCATTTGTCGACGTAACGTTATCTGTCTTCATGGTCATGCACAGTCACTG GGGTTTGGAAGCAATAGTAATCGACTATGCTCGACCGATAGTTGTGGGTAATATCGTCCCAAAAATAGCTCATTTTGCACTGAATCTTTTTTCTGCCGCTACACTAGCTGGTCTGCTTTTGCTAATTTATAATGGTCCGGGTTTGGGGAAAACTGTGAAGAATCTGTGGACTGTTGGCAAAAGTGAAGCtgcaaaatag
- the LOC124303718 gene encoding succinate dehydrogenase [ubiquinone] cytochrome b small subunit, mitochondrial isoform X2, whose protein sequence is MARCHLSRQLSLLTGKLGNYGQLPLVRNCAVSQGIIHPQFASFIAQKYTTAPKLTATSLMLTSVPQLNLVRSIATSQRHCAPITGDHVRLWQAERVTSAILIGLLPACILLENPFVDVTLSVFMVMHSHWGLEAIVIDYARPIVVGNIVPKIAHFALNLFSAATLAGLLLLIYNGPGLGKTVKNLWTVGKSEAAK, encoded by the exons ATGGCCAGATGTCATCTCTCACGACAGCTCAGCCTACTGACTG GCAAGCTTGGTAACTATGGACAACTTCCACTGGTCAGAAACTGCGCCGTATCTCAGGGCATTATTCATCCACAATTTGCAAGCTTCATCGCCCAAAAATACACAACTGCACCAAAACTAACGGCCACAAGCCTCATGCTAACCTCTGTACCACAG CTGAACCTGGTGCGATCAATAGCCACGAGTCAACGTCATTGTGCTCCAATAACTGGTGATCACGTGCGTCTATGGCAAGCCGAGCGAGTAACTTCTGCTATCCTAATAGGACTTCTGCCTGCTTGCATCTTGCTTGAGAATCCATTTGTCGACGTAACGTTATCTGTCTTCATGGTCATGCACAGTCACTG GGGTTTGGAAGCAATAGTAATCGACTATGCTCGACCGATAGTTGTGGGTAATATCGTCCCAAAAATAGCTCATTTTGCACTGAATCTTTTTTCTGCCGCTACACTAGCTGGTCTGCTTTTGCTAATTTATAATGGTCCGGGTTTGGGGAAAACTGTGAAGAATCTGTGGACTGTTGGCAAAAGTGAAGCtgcaaaatag